A region of the bacterium genome:
TGCGGGTTGCAGTGAAAGACTCAGCGTTGTGCACGGCCTCGCGCACTATGGAAAGACGCGAATCATCCGCGCGCATTTGAATAGCGAGTGCTCCTTGACCGGGGGCCGGAACAAACAGCGACGGAGCGAGACGTTCGACGCGAAACTCGGAGAGATCGAGCGCGAGCCTGCGAACGCCGGCACTCGCCAGCATGATAGCATCGTATTCGCCATCACGCAGTTTTCTTAAACGTGTCGGGACGTTGCCGCGCAGATCTTTGGTTTCCAGATCCGGACGCAACGCCAACAATTGGGTTTCGCGGCGGACGGCACTGGTTCCGACAAGTGCTTCCGGTTTCAGGAAGAGATCGTCTTCATCAGAGGTCGCAGCATCCGGTCGCATAATGAGCAGATCGGCGGCATCTTCGCGCGCAGAAACGGCGGCCAACGTCAGCCCTTCGGGGGCTCTGGATGGCATATCCTTATAGGAATGCACTGCGACATCTATTCTCCCGTCCAGCAGGGCTTCTTCGAGTTCTTTCGTGAAGTAGCCGCTGCCTTCCAGTTCGCGTAGAGGGCGGTCTGTGACTCGGTCACCCTGCGTGGTGATAATGTTGACCTCGATGGTCATATTTAACTTCTGTTCGAGGAAATTTTTCACCCAGTTCGTCTGTGTGCGGGCGAGGTCGCTGCCCCGAGTTCCGATAATCATGAGTTCGATCCGTAATTATGGTCAACTTTCGGCACTCAACATAACAAACACACCTCAATCGAGTGTCATGCAATTGTCACGAAGCGAATATGTAGCAAAGTCACGATCTATGACAGGAGGAAATTGGATATAAATAGTCACATTTGAGTTTCCGAAACTGTGCTTAGTATTCACAAAAGGTTAGTATCGAAGAGCGCGCAAAAGCGACTGGTTTGTTTGCACCAATTGGAACTTGGAAAAGAGGAGTTTGGAAGCCTACTCCTCCTATTAAGTCTATAACTGCACGATTGCACTTGACCCACAAAGGGGGGTTCGTGAAATCTTTCGCAAGATAATTCAACTGCTTAGTCGTCGTCGCAGCGGACGAATGTGTGTTGTGGAGTATCCACAGGTGCCTTTGCGTTTTCCTCTTCCATATTGTATCTTTGTTGCAAGCTTGAGTGCGGTAAAATGGCCTGTAAATCTGACAAATAAGGCCGATTTTACGTTCAAGCAGCCGAACAGACCGTCAACAGATGCGAACAAGAGTAATGTATACCCTCAAGTCCAGATGCAGTTTCAATTGCCGAACGGTGAAGACTCTGCTGTGGGTCGCGATGATGGTATTCGCTCAGTTGGCATGGTCGCAGACTTACGACATTACGCAGAGTCTTCGTTACCCGGCGGGTGACAACGGCAGTCCTCAGCCGACGAATTTGTATGTGGATCGTTACACGGGCGACATATTCCTCGCGGACGCTTCCACTTCGCGCATTGTCATTTATGATTCGCAGCGCCGCTTTAATTTCGAATTCTCGACGCGCAGTCACGTCGTATCACCGCGGAAAGTCGCGGTTGACGCGCAGGGCAGGATCTACGTCTTAGGCGATACGCGGACGCACACGCTGGCGGTGTTCGATTACAACGGCGAGTTTCTGAATCATCTTGATCTGACTGCCGAAGATGGTTCTCAACTGGAGCCTGCGGACTTCGTCTTAGACAATGAGAACAAGCTGTATCTCCTGTCCCTCGAGCCGCTGCGAATGAACACGTATACGTCTTCGGGTTCAGCGATTGAGCAGTTTGAGATACTGGGTGACGACGAAGCAACGCGGATGTCGCCGGTGATTGGAAACTTCCTGATTGACCGTGACCGGCTGCTTCTTCCGTTGCCGATAGCCGGAACGGTGGCGGTGATGGACCTGGCAGGCAAGCTGATTCGCTTCGTAGGCTATAGCGGCGGCGGACCCGGTGAGTTAAGTTTTCCGGCAGCGTGCTGTCCAACCGATGACGGCGGATATGTGGTTTTGGATAAGCACCGTCACCTGCTGCAGTTCATCGGGAGCGACGGACTTTACAAGTATGAGATCGGCGGAGCCGGATTGGTGGAGGGCTGGTTCTTTCACCCGACCGCATTGGCAAAGTGTCATGACGGGACGTTGCTGGTAGGTCAGATACATGCCAATCGCGTGCAGGCTGTTACGCCGCAAGTGACTCCGATTGTGACAGGCTCGTAATTCAAGGGACAACCCTTTTCATATATGCATACAATAACAAAAAACAAAGTTGTGAAACATTCCCCGATAGGGATGGATATCTCACGTCTAAGGAGGTCTCTAATGAGACGGTCGGTTCTTCTTTTCCTGGTAACGGCCGCGCTGGTTTGCTTGCCGTTATCGAACGCGCTGGCGTTTCATGATGAAGGTGTGGCGTATTGCGCGGGCTGCCACACGATGCACAATACGAACGGCAATAATGGGCTGGTTGACCCGTCAGGTCAAGGCTACCCGTATTTGCTGAAGTATGCGAACGCGACGGATCTATGTTTGTCCTGCCATGCCACGAGCCGTGGCGCGGTATGGATGGCCGATCCGATGGCTCCGGGTCCGGAACGCGGCCCGGGAAACTTTGCCTTCCTACTGGAAGACAATATCAATGACGGACGTCTTGGCGGCGCGAACCCGATTCCGGGTTGGCGTGCGGGTCACACCGTGATTTCACCGAGCCGCGGCACGGTGGCTGATGCCTTGAATCCGATTTCCCCGGGAGGCAACTACCCCGCCTCGCAACTGGGCTGCACGAGCTGCCACAATCCGCACGGCAACCAGAACTACCGTCTTCTGTACGGTGTCGGCGAGCGCGCGGAACCGGGTAACTTCAGCTACACTCAGCCAGCACCGATCGCGGAAGGTCTGCCTTTCTCCGGCGCAGGGTCGAGCGAAACGAACAGCAATCACATCGCATACAAGAGCGGTATGAGCGGCTGGTGCTCGAACTGCCATGGCAACTTCCATCAGAACGATACGCAGTATCGTCACCCGAGCGGCGTTGGCATGAGTTCAGCGATTCAGAACATCTACAACACTTACAACGGCACGATGGATCAGAATGGCGGCAGCCCTGCAACGGCTTATCTCGCGCAGGTCGCGTTTGAAGATCCTGACATGTTGATCACGTCGACTGCAGGCCCGGACGCTAACAGCAAGGTGAGCTGCATTTCGTGCCACCGTGCACACGCATCCAGCGCTCAGAATTCAGGTCGTTGGGACTTCAACGTTACTTTCTTCCAGCAGGATGGTGTTGAGTCCGGTTCTTATGTGATGCCGCAGACCTACAACAGCCCGAACCAGCGTTCGATGTGTAACAAGTGCCACAACAAGGATCGTAACAACCACAACCCTTTTTAGTGAATTGCGAGCCTGTAGATCCCTTCCCTCGCAAGCTATAGGCAGCAGTTCTTAACTTCGCGGGTTGGATACCGTGGTTCCCCGGTACCGCTTTCTCCCCGGCATGGGCCGGGGAACCACGGTGAATCTTTGTAGAGCGTTTTTGCTCTTTGATTAGACAAGAATTAAAAGGCTGCACACAGCGGCGGCAAAACTCGAATTACTGTGAAGGACCGGTTGCGGACCCTTATCCATGGCAACGGTCCTTCTTTTTGCCCCTGCATGTGACAGATAAACGATTACGCTTCATAACTATTATTGATTATATTTGAAAGCTCCGATGCGAGCGCGTTTTCGAGATATTTCAGGCCTGAACCGGGCCATCGCCACCAGCGTCTTTCTCCTATTTAGCATGTTGGTAGGGCCAGCGGATGTGCGGGCGGACTGGGGTGGGACAATTTCGGGCAACGCGACGACCTCCGAAGGGGGGGACACGCGCACCCGATCGTTGGATCAGCAATACACATTGTTCACGAGCGGAAGTCCGACACCAACAATTCGCTACTCATTGAGCGGATTGTTTCGCCACCTGCGGAGTCAAATCGGAGATGGCCCGTACTTGTGGAGTAATGAGGTCAGTCCGACAGGGGTCATCAACTGGAACATGGGCGTTTTGGACACGCGAGCCAACGCTTCCTATCGGGCGGATCGCGACGAATTGGGGACGAACAGGCTGACCAACCGCATGGCATCTGTTTACACACAAACAACTTGGCAGACGTTGCCGCGCCTGTATGGTTCCCTGAGCTGGGCTAAGAACGTCAATGATTTGGACTTATTGGGTTATGACACGCGCAGCCGCACGATGGCGGCAGGTGGAACATATAACCACCGCAGGCTCTATCTCAACTATGAATATTCGGACTACCTGACGCATAACGAGCTGGACGATATCGACCGCAGCTCCAAGTCGCACAACGGACGCGCGGATTTCGGCACCAGCCTGTTAAAACGCATCGTCAGCTTTCAGACAGGATATCAGATTACGTCGCGCAAGGAGAGTGAACGGTCATCCGCCACAGGTGAGACGCTGGTTCCGCTGCCGACGATGGCGGGGCTTTATCTTGCGGACAATTCACCGGAATTTGACGCATTGGAGAGCGCACCGTCGTTGGTAGACGGCATCACGGAGATTCCGGCGGGTGACTATAATCTCGTGAACGGCACGGCGCACAATTTTGGATTGGATTTCGGCGCGCCCGTCACCGTGGATCACCTCTTCTTATATGTGGATACGCTCGATGTCGGAACGCTCACCTGGTCGATTTGGCAAAGCTCGGATAATCTCACTTGGACACCTGTCGCGCGGGATGTGCGGGGGACGTTCAGGTCGCCGTTCTGGCGCTACGAGTTTTCCTTTGCTCCGGTCGAGACGCGCTACATTAAGCTGTCGCTCACTCCTCAGCTGCAAATCA
Encoded here:
- the hemC gene encoding hydroxymethylbilane synthase; the protein is MIIGTRGSDLARTQTNWVKNFLEQKLNMTIEVNIITTQGDRVTDRPLRELEGSGYFTKELEEALLDGRIDVAVHSYKDMPSRAPEGLTLAAVSAREDAADLLIMRPDAATSDEDDLFLKPEALVGTSAVRRETQLLALRPDLETKDLRGNVPTRLRKLRDGEYDAIMLASAGVRRLALDLSEFRVERLAPSLFVPAPGQGALAIQMRADDSRLSIVREAVHNAESFTATRIERQLQALFGGGCGLPLGAYASRNGDVWIMEGFWFDALSGPVRATVRGNLPDALPQELFTELSQSQACSSGCC